Proteins encoded within one genomic window of Christensenellaceae bacterium:
- a CDS encoding class I SAM-dependent methyltransferase, with the protein MKKFWAQQFRKPTGFGGKISTFLMNVINGPMYKVIERSVKQNSTILDIGFGNGYALKQLLKLSNSVFYGIDISADMQKLACRKNKKSIERGRLHLAEASVEAIPFKQSFGQIYTINTVYFWEDLKAGFQEVYSKLEPGGEFLNICYTKQWLEKTSFTQYGFAKYSEEELLSAAKEAGFLAELIPIKPKKSFYIKAVRPLKI; encoded by the coding sequence ATGAAAAAGTTTTGGGCGCAACAATTTAGAAAGCCGACAGGTTTTGGCGGCAAAATCTCAACCTTTTTGATGAACGTAATCAATGGACCCATGTATAAGGTTATAGAGCGCTCGGTAAAGCAAAACAGTACTATTTTGGACATAGGGTTTGGAAACGGATACGCACTAAAACAATTGCTGAAACTCAGCAATTCAGTTTTTTATGGCATTGATATTTCGGCTGATATGCAAAAGCTTGCGTGCAGGAAAAATAAAAAATCCATAGAAAGGGGACGGCTGCATTTGGCTGAGGCAAGTGTTGAGGCTATCCCGTTTAAACAAAGCTTTGGTCAGATATATACCATTAATACCGTTTATTTTTGGGAGGACCTAAAAGCGGGGTTTCAGGAAGTATATAGCAAGCTGGAACCCGGCGGAGAATTTTTGAACATATGTTATACCAAACAGTGGCTTGAAAAAACAAGCTTCACTCAATACGGCTTTGCAAAATATAGTGAAGAAGAGTTATTGAGTGCTGCCAAAGAAGCCGGGTTTTTGGCCGAGCTTATACCAATTAAACCGAAAAAGTCATTTTATATAAAAGCAGTGCGTCCTTTAAAGATATAA
- the scpB gene encoding SMC-Scp complex subunit ScpB, translating to MQSNNKELEQVIEAILYIAGQGVEVEEIAEKLEIKEKTVETAIENLKTKHAQNGINIITYKGKAQMCSNPKYSDDIAAVLNPIKEKQLTKAALETMAVIAYKQPITRTEIEQVRGVNCDYAVQILLDFKLIEVIGRKDAVGKPLLFGTTDEFLKRFQLQSVADLPDYEDLLERIRLIHADKTDALYNEFDIPDEEELPEHLLGEEELETITAD from the coding sequence ATGCAGAGTAACAATAAAGAACTAGAACAGGTTATTGAGGCGATTTTATATATTGCAGGCCAAGGAGTGGAAGTTGAGGAAATAGCCGAAAAGCTTGAAATTAAAGAAAAAACGGTTGAGACAGCCATTGAAAATCTTAAAACAAAGCACGCTCAGAATGGTATAAATATAATTACATATAAGGGCAAGGCGCAAATGTGCTCAAACCCCAAATATTCCGACGATATTGCGGCGGTGCTTAATCCTATCAAAGAAAAGCAGCTCACTAAAGCTGCCCTTGAAACTATGGCAGTCATAGCCTATAAACAGCCCATAACCCGAACGGAGATTGAGCAGGTGAGAGGAGTTAACTGTGACTATGCTGTGCAGATTTTGCTTGACTTTAAGCTGATTGAAGTAATAGGTCGCAAGGATGCGGTAGGCAAGCCCTTGTTGTTTGGCACTACTGACGAATTCTTAAAACGCTTTCAGTTGCAGTCTGTGGCTGACCTTCCGGATTATGAGGACCTGCTTGAGCGCATAAGACTTATTCATGCCGACAAAACAGACGCGCTTTATAATGAATTTGACATCCCCGACGAGGAGGAGCTACCTGAGCATCTTTTGGGTGAAGAAGAATTAGAAACAATTACCGCAGATTGA
- the rpoZ gene encoding DNA-directed RNA polymerase subunit omega: MMLYPEVEKLAQKVGNPYALASIVGKRAKQLEKNIPDIIEHSPEKAISLAAREIESGKIVASSGANDDE, translated from the coding sequence ATGATGTTATATCCTGAAGTAGAAAAATTAGCCCAGAAAGTAGGAAATCCTTATGCTCTTGCGAGCATTGTAGGCAAAAGAGCTAAGCAGCTTGAAAAGAATATTCCGGATATTATAGAACACTCGCCCGAAAAGGCCATATCTCTTGCTGCCCGTGAAATTGAAAGCGGCAAAATTGTGGCAAGCTCCGGCGCAAATGATGATGAATAA
- the rlmN gene encoding 23S rRNA (adenine(2503)-C(2))-methyltransferase RlmN, translating into MDILSLSPQELEEILLTINQPKYRAGQIFGALHSGKKINEISNISKDLKEYLNNTFSDMRVEIIKEHCSPDGTVKYIYKLFDSNIIEGVLMQYKHGSTLCVSTQVGCRMGCAFCASGLDGLIRNLSAGEILSQVIMVNAHLGGNPKERKITNIVLMGSGEPLDNYDNVVKFIRLVNYKDGINISTRNISLSTCGLSDKIKSLAAEGFGLNLSLSLHAPNDKIRNEIMPISRAHDLDKLMKSLRYYFEKTKRRIIIEYILLKDINDSLKDADELSRLTKGLPCHINVINYNAVAEKPFEKSRNGVAFVKRLVENGSSATMRRTMGDDISGACGQLRLRYVGDRKE; encoded by the coding sequence ATGGATATATTAAGTTTAAGTCCGCAGGAGCTAGAAGAAATACTTTTAACAATAAACCAGCCCAAATATAGGGCAGGTCAGATTTTTGGCGCTCTTCACAGCGGCAAAAAGATAAATGAAATCAGCAATATCTCAAAGGACTTAAAGGAATATTTAAACAATACTTTTTCTGACATGCGGGTTGAGATAATCAAAGAGCACTGTTCCCCTGACGGCACGGTGAAATATATCTATAAACTTTTTGACAGCAATATTATTGAGGGCGTGCTCATGCAATATAAGCACGGCAGCACTCTGTGCGTTTCCACTCAAGTTGGGTGCCGCATGGGCTGCGCTTTTTGCGCTTCGGGACTTGACGGACTTATAAGAAACCTCAGTGCCGGCGAAATTTTGTCGCAGGTAATCATGGTAAATGCACATCTTGGCGGCAATCCGAAAGAACGTAAAATTACCAATATTGTGCTTATGGGCAGCGGCGAGCCGTTGGACAATTATGATAATGTGGTTAAATTTATTAGGCTCGTCAACTACAAAGACGGCATAAATATCAGCACACGTAATATTTCGCTCAGTACCTGCGGCTTGAGTGACAAAATAAAGAGCCTTGCCGCCGAAGGTTTTGGTCTAAATCTTAGCCTCAGTCTGCATGCACCAAATGACAAAATACGGAATGAAATAATGCCGATAAGCCGCGCCCATGACCTTGACAAGCTTATGAAAAGTCTGCGGTACTATTTTGAAAAGACCAAACGTCGAATTATAATTGAATATATATTGTTAAAAGACATAAACGACAGCCTTAAGGATGCCGATGAACTCAGCCGGCTGACAAAGGGCCTGCCTTGTCACATTAATGTGATAAATTATAACGCAGTAGCAGAAAAGCCGTTTGAAAAGAGCAGAAATGGAGTAGCGTTTGTGAAAAGGCTCGTGGAAAATGGAAGCAGCGCCACAATGAGGCGGACCATGGGCGACGACATCAGCGGCGCATGCGGGCAACTGCGACTGCGATATGTCGGAGATAGAAAGGAGTAA
- the priA gene encoding primosomal protein N': protein MIAEVIVDILNSNVDKIFDYNCREVLEVGHRVLVPFGGRNTQGYIIKLKASSTLEKDKLKDIIKPLDETPVLTPKMIELCFFMKDRFFLRLADTIRLFLPPQIRSDLGHKTVNIVTLTDKCDISKIKSNAKAQLGIILHLKEAGSDSTANINNKFSSAALKKLSELGFVKITPQNVLRRPIKTLTVEHKDITLTPQQQECVDLINKAKNTAFLLHGVTGSGKTEVYISAIKNVLAKGKSAIFLVPEISLTPQMLSRFTNAFGDTVALLHSSLSAGERYDEFYRLKTGQAKIAIGARSCIFAPLDDVGLIVIDEEHDSSYFSENNPRYYTHEVARMLAHIHGCNLVLGSATPNVESFFKAQQHIYKLLTLPNRAGGAELPQIIITDMLSEIRNGNTGIFSTVFLKELENCIKNEKQAMIFINRRGYASFMMCKECGYVAKCTDCDVSLVYHKEEDMLKCHYCGKRFRALTGCPACKSEYIRQGAVGTQRVTEELGKIFKDVPILRLDNDTVTGKDSYGKILEQFNSLSPAILVGTQMIAKGHDFNNVTLVGIIDADLSLHFSDFRATERTFQLITQVSGRAGRSRHSGKVILQTYFPKHFVYRFAHNYDYMAFYKKDINLREVTKFPPFAKILRILISSENEQKAIDVTREINIKISALKSKYNSDFIYFQAMKSPRGRIKNKFRYQILMRFFLKSEKEIVTDIHKIVDDTKFRDVSLFVELNPQNLS from the coding sequence ATGATAGCAGAAGTTATTGTAGATATTTTAAACAGTAATGTTGACAAGATATTCGATTATAATTGCCGCGAGGTCCTAGAAGTTGGGCATAGGGTGCTGGTGCCGTTTGGAGGCCGCAATACCCAAGGATATATTATAAAACTTAAAGCATCAAGCACACTTGAAAAAGATAAGCTGAAAGATATTATAAAGCCTCTGGATGAGACTCCGGTTTTGACCCCAAAAATGATAGAGCTGTGTTTTTTTATGAAAGACAGGTTTTTTTTGCGTCTTGCCGACACTATACGATTGTTTTTGCCGCCGCAAATAAGAAGTGATCTTGGGCATAAAACTGTAAACATAGTGACACTCACTGATAAATGTGATATATCCAAAATCAAATCAAACGCCAAAGCGCAGCTCGGAATAATTCTTCACCTAAAAGAAGCAGGCAGCGATAGCACAGCCAATATAAATAATAAATTCAGCTCAGCTGCCCTAAAAAAGCTCAGTGAGCTGGGTTTTGTAAAAATCACTCCGCAAAATGTGTTGAGACGCCCTATAAAAACACTGACGGTTGAGCATAAAGACATTACTTTAACCCCGCAGCAGCAAGAGTGCGTGGACTTAATAAACAAGGCAAAGAACACTGCGTTTTTGCTGCACGGAGTGACAGGCAGCGGCAAAACCGAGGTGTATATAAGCGCAATTAAAAACGTACTTGCAAAGGGTAAATCCGCCATATTTTTGGTGCCTGAAATTTCTCTTACACCTCAGATGCTGTCAAGGTTTACAAATGCTTTCGGCGACACAGTGGCACTGCTTCACAGCAGCCTCAGCGCCGGAGAGCGTTATGACGAATTTTATCGCCTCAAAACCGGACAAGCGAAAATTGCAATCGGGGCTCGCAGCTGTATTTTTGCGCCCCTTGATGACGTAGGGCTTATTGTAATTGATGAGGAGCACGACAGCAGTTATTTCAGTGAAAATAACCCTAGATATTATACTCATGAAGTGGCGCGGATGCTGGCTCATATACACGGCTGTAATTTGGTTTTAGGAAGCGCTACGCCCAACGTAGAAAGCTTTTTTAAGGCGCAACAGCATATCTACAAGCTTTTAACGCTTCCGAATCGCGCCGGCGGAGCGGAGCTGCCGCAAATTATAATTACAGACATGCTCAGCGAAATCAGAAACGGCAACACGGGAATATTTTCGACTGTTTTCCTAAAAGAGCTTGAGAATTGTATCAAAAATGAGAAACAAGCCATGATTTTTATTAATCGCAGGGGATATGCTTCGTTTATGATGTGTAAAGAATGCGGATATGTTGCAAAATGCACAGACTGCGATGTATCGCTGGTTTATCACAAGGAAGAGGATATGCTTAAGTGCCACTATTGCGGAAAACGCTTCAGGGCGCTGACAGGGTGTCCTGCTTGCAAAAGCGAATATATAAGACAGGGGGCAGTAGGAACACAGCGTGTAACTGAAGAGCTTGGCAAAATCTTTAAGGATGTGCCAATTCTGCGTTTAGATAACGATACTGTAACGGGCAAGGATAGTTATGGCAAGATTTTAGAACAGTTTAACAGCCTAAGCCCCGCAATTTTGGTGGGTACGCAAATGATAGCAAAGGGGCATGACTTTAATAATGTAACGCTGGTAGGAATTATAGATGCCGATTTAAGTCTGCATTTTAGTGATTTCCGTGCCACAGAGCGCACTTTTCAGCTTATTACTCAGGTTTCAGGCAGAGCTGGGCGCAGCCGGCATTCGGGAAAGGTCATTTTACAGACATACTTCCCTAAGCATTTTGTTTATAGGTTTGCCCACAACTATGACTATATGGCGTTTTATAAAAAAGATATAAATCTGCGTGAAGTAACAAAATTTCCGCCGTTTGCAAAAATACTTAGAATTTTAATATCTTCTGAAAATGAACAAAAAGCAATTGATGTTACGCGAGAAATAAACATAAAAATCAGTGCGCTTAAGAGTAAGTATAACAGTGATTTTATATACTTTCAGGCAATGAAAAGCCCCAGAGGACGCATAAAAAACAAGTTTAGATATCAGATTTTGATGAGATTTTTTTTAAAGAGCGAAAAGGAGATTGTCACTGATATTCATAAAATTGTGGACGACACTAAGTTTCGTGATGTGAGCTTATTTGTGGAGCTTAATCCGCAGAATTTGAGCTAA
- the ligA gene encoding NAD-dependent DNA ligase LigA, which translates to MSYEPRMKELITLVNEAIYNYYVLDNPTISDAEYDKLYDELVALEKETGIILKNSPTTRPAGTVSAEFKKVTHEFRLYSLDKCNSYEELKTFMEDIQKEWDGAKFSLEYKFDGLRLILKYKNGKLTTAATRGNGTIGEDVTLQVKTIKSVPNEIDFKGELTVCGEGMITLKNFEKYNETAEEPLKNPRNAAAGAIRNLDPMVTKQRNLDVFCYDILKAEGISFGTQKQMHEFLKKQKFLTGEMFFVSNSSEEIINKIEKTDKTKDKFDIMIDGMVIKLDDLRIREEVGYTSRFPKWAIAYKFEAVEITSVLEDVIWQVGRTGKITPIGKLSPVELAGATVTRATLNNYQEILRKKVKLGSSVFVRRSNEVIPEVLGLAQDYESSKPIEKIERCPCCGSQLVQVGPNLFCKNPECKEQIIGKLTHWCRRNCMNIEGISDKICEVLYEKCRMRSPADLYTLKADDLKGLEGFGDKRIENILFSIEKSRKVTLNRFLDALGINGVGEKTAKDLARNFKTFDNLMQAKFEDLIIIPDIGEIVANNILAFFKDKTNMQLVQKLLQYIELEAAAEGGDKLKGKRFVLTGTLSTYDRKQAEKLIEMNGGMVSGSVSKNTDFVLAGYSPGSKLEKAKELGVAVIYEEEFLKMIR; encoded by the coding sequence ATGAGTTATGAACCGCGTATGAAAGAATTGATAACGCTTGTTAACGAAGCGATTTATAACTATTATGTGCTTGACAATCCCACAATTTCTGACGCTGAATATGACAAGCTTTATGACGAGCTGGTCGCCCTTGAAAAAGAAACGGGGATAATTTTGAAAAACTCGCCCACGACAAGGCCTGCCGGAACGGTGTCGGCAGAATTTAAAAAAGTTACGCATGAATTCAGGCTTTATAGCCTTGACAAATGTAATTCGTATGAAGAGCTTAAAACATTCATGGAGGATATTCAAAAAGAATGGGATGGTGCCAAGTTTAGTCTGGAGTATAAATTTGACGGGCTTAGATTGATACTCAAATATAAAAACGGAAAGCTGACAACTGCTGCTACACGAGGCAACGGAACTATCGGCGAGGATGTTACACTGCAAGTAAAAACCATAAAATCGGTGCCGAACGAAATTGATTTTAAGGGCGAGTTGACTGTTTGCGGTGAGGGTATGATAACCTTAAAAAACTTTGAAAAGTATAATGAAACGGCTGAGGAGCCTCTAAAAAACCCGCGCAATGCTGCAGCAGGTGCTATTCGTAATCTTGACCCTATGGTCACTAAGCAGCGAAATCTGGATGTGTTTTGCTATGATATTCTTAAAGCTGAGGGTATAAGTTTTGGCACACAGAAGCAGATGCATGAATTTTTAAAAAAGCAAAAATTTCTCACCGGTGAAATGTTTTTTGTGTCAAATTCTTCGGAAGAAATAATAAATAAGATAGAGAAAACCGATAAAACAAAAGATAAGTTTGACATAATGATTGACGGCATGGTCATAAAACTTGATGATTTGAGGATAAGGGAAGAGGTAGGGTACACTTCGCGCTTTCCTAAGTGGGCGATTGCTTATAAATTTGAAGCGGTTGAAATAACGAGTGTTTTGGAGGACGTAATCTGGCAGGTAGGAAGGACAGGCAAAATTACGCCTATCGGAAAACTTAGCCCTGTAGAGCTTGCCGGAGCCACCGTTACTCGGGCGACGCTTAATAATTATCAGGAAATACTCCGCAAAAAGGTGAAGCTGGGCAGTTCGGTTTTCGTAAGAAGGAGTAATGAGGTAATACCTGAAGTGCTGGGGCTGGCGCAGGATTATGAAAGTTCAAAGCCGATTGAAAAAATAGAACGCTGCCCGTGTTGTGGCTCACAGCTTGTTCAAGTAGGACCAAACCTTTTTTGCAAAAATCCGGAATGTAAAGAACAAATAATTGGAAAGCTGACGCACTGGTGCCGCCGCAACTGTATGAACATTGAAGGCATAAGCGACAAAATTTGTGAAGTGTTATATGAAAAATGCCGCATGCGAAGCCCTGCAGATTTATATACCTTGAAAGCTGACGACCTGAAAGGTCTTGAAGGCTTTGGCGATAAAAGAATAGAAAATATCCTTTTTTCTATTGAAAAAAGCAGGAAGGTAACACTGAACAGATTTCTGGATGCCCTTGGTATAAACGGTGTGGGCGAAAAAACTGCCAAGGATTTGGCCCGGAACTTTAAGACTTTTGACAATCTGATGCAAGCAAAATTTGAGGACTTGATTATTATTCCTGATATTGGAGAAATAGTAGCAAATAATATACTAGCTTTCTTTAAGGATAAAACCAACATGCAACTTGTTCAAAAGTTGCTGCAATACATTGAACTTGAAGCAGCAGCAGAGGGTGGTGACAAGCTTAAAGGTAAAAGGTTTGTGCTGACGGGAACACTGAGTACGTATGACCGAAAGCAGGCGGAAAAGTTGATTGAGATGAACGGCGGAATGGTTTCGGGAAGTGTGTCGAAGAATACTGATTTTGTATTGGCAGGATACAGCCCCGGAAGTAAGCTTGAAAAGGCGAAGGAACTCGGCGTTGCTGTTATTTATGAAGAAGAGTTTTTGAAGATGATTAGGTAG
- the def gene encoding peptide deformylase produces the protein MAILNVIKVNDDVDGILRKVCKPVEKFDTKLHKLLDDMHDTMLNDDILGGLAAPQVGVLKRVIVINVNNFYIELVNPEIIAKSDKMYPCRESCASVPGVRRRIARPRKVTVQYFDREGNKFSIESREWMAHLFQHELDHLDGILLTDRPETLPKEQQNQGGA, from the coding sequence ATGGCAATACTTAATGTAATAAAAGTTAATGACGATGTTGACGGAATTTTGCGTAAAGTGTGCAAGCCTGTTGAAAAGTTTGACACAAAACTGCACAAGCTGCTGGATGATATGCATGACACTATGCTTAATGATGATATCCTGGGCGGACTTGCGGCACCTCAAGTTGGGGTGCTTAAACGCGTTATTGTTATAAACGTAAACAATTTTTATATTGAGCTTGTCAACCCCGAAATTATCGCAAAGAGCGACAAAATGTATCCTTGCCGTGAATCGTGTGCAAGTGTGCCCGGGGTGAGGCGAAGGATTGCACGTCCGCGTAAGGTTACAGTGCAATATTTTGACAGGGAGGGCAACAAGTTCAGCATTGAAAGCCGCGAATGGATGGCCCATCTTTTTCAGCATGAGCTTGACCATCTTGACGGAATATTGCTAACTGACCGGCCCGAAACTCTACCTAAAGAACAGCAAAATCAGGGGGGAGCATGA
- a CDS encoding UvrD-helicase domain-containing protein, with translation MSKVDVNELNSEQQAALFETLGPVLVTAGAGSGKTRLLIYRIAYLIEHMNVEPRNILAITFTNKAANEMSERLNKMLDGTHGIWISTFHAMCSKILRSHIINLKSKDNNEKGFDNNFSIYTDTDSNKVLKEVCAKFNFNEDKQIRLASWHISNAKNNNQTPWEYLKNNQEAADIEIYTKIYTAYQVQLKNNNALDFDDLLTKTYELFVSCPDILNHYQNRFLYIHVDEFQDTNTVQYQIVKLLGAKHRNVFVVGDEDQCIYGWRGANISNIGSFMRDFDGCKVFKLERNYRSSKQILKVANNLIKNNQSRIEKVLWTENDDGAQIEQYAAADEYKEAEFVAANVYNLVNSGKYKYGDIAVLMRLNALTHSFEEKFLNYNIPHIVLGGQKFFDRLEIKNLIAYLRILVNPQDSAALMRIINYPKRNIGDTTVEALKTAAEAQNVSPLEIIINSDEYMLSDTITMKLNVFKSLYKDIESAYKDSQPYDAIEHIVKKTGIKNMYNTKSEEDISRIANIDEFLTHTYSYFETNPGNTMGDYLQSISLISDIDTYDDKNNAVALATVHAVKGLEFKVVFVVGLEQGVFPIIRQSGGDLEEERRLMYVAITRAKERLYLTHAMSRALYNERRYTNKSQFLDELSGVDKKTVQAMDAYNLTNFTANKMSFSVSAINTPKKVDANGFTPGKQVLHTKYGIGIIVTTDTLSNDRCITVDFKGIGMKSLSIDYAPIKLL, from the coding sequence ATGAGTAAAGTAGATGTAAACGAACTTAACAGTGAGCAGCAGGCCGCGCTTTTTGAAACGTTGGGCCCTGTTTTGGTGACGGCGGGTGCCGGCAGCGGAAAGACCCGTCTTTTGATTTATCGCATAGCTTATCTTATAGAGCATATGAACGTTGAACCCCGAAATATTTTGGCAATAACCTTTACTAACAAAGCCGCAAATGAAATGAGTGAGCGTCTTAATAAAATGCTTGATGGCACACATGGAATATGGATATCAACTTTTCATGCAATGTGCTCCAAAATTCTGCGAAGTCACATCATAAATCTAAAAAGCAAGGACAACAACGAAAAGGGGTTTGATAATAACTTTTCAATTTATACTGACACTGACAGTAATAAGGTTCTCAAAGAAGTATGCGCTAAGTTTAACTTTAATGAGGATAAACAAATAAGGCTGGCCTCGTGGCACATAAGTAATGCTAAAAACAACAACCAGACGCCGTGGGAGTATCTTAAGAACAATCAGGAAGCGGCTGACATTGAAATTTATACCAAGATATATACCGCTTATCAGGTGCAGCTTAAAAATAACAATGCACTTGATTTTGATGATTTACTTACCAAAACTTATGAGTTATTTGTTTCATGTCCGGATATTTTGAACCACTATCAAAACCGGTTTCTTTATATCCATGTGGATGAATTTCAGGATACCAACACTGTGCAATATCAGATAGTAAAGCTTCTGGGAGCTAAGCACAGAAACGTTTTTGTGGTGGGAGACGAGGACCAATGTATTTATGGTTGGAGAGGTGCTAATATCAGTAATATCGGCAGTTTTATGCGGGACTTTGACGGCTGTAAGGTCTTTAAGCTTGAGCGCAACTACCGTAGCAGCAAACAGATTTTGAAGGTGGCCAACAACCTAATTAAAAATAACCAGAGCCGTATTGAAAAGGTTTTGTGGACAGAGAACGATGACGGGGCACAGATAGAGCAGTATGCCGCAGCGGATGAATATAAAGAAGCTGAATTTGTTGCGGCCAATGTTTATAATCTGGTAAATTCGGGGAAATATAAGTATGGTGACATAGCAGTTTTAATGCGCCTCAATGCTCTGACACATAGCTTTGAAGAAAAGTTTTTGAATTATAACATTCCTCATATTGTGCTTGGAGGTCAAAAGTTTTTTGACAGGCTGGAGATAAAAAATTTGATAGCTTATCTGCGTATTTTGGTTAACCCTCAAGACAGTGCTGCACTGATGCGAATTATTAACTATCCCAAACGAAATATCGGTGACACAACGGTTGAAGCGCTAAAAACGGCCGCCGAAGCTCAAAATGTCAGCCCTCTTGAAATCATTATAAACAGCGATGAATATATGTTAAGCGACACCATAACTATGAAGCTAAACGTATTTAAAAGCCTTTATAAAGATATTGAAAGTGCTTATAAAGATTCTCAGCCTTATGATGCCATTGAGCACATTGTTAAAAAAACGGGCATAAAAAACATGTATAACACCAAAAGCGAAGAGGATATAAGCAGGATAGCCAATATAGATGAGTTTTTGACACACACCTATAGCTATTTTGAAACTAACCCCGGCAACACAATGGGGGACTATCTGCAAAGTATATCTCTCATCAGCGACATTGACACCTATGACGACAAAAATAATGCAGTGGCTTTAGCTACCGTACACGCTGTTAAGGGTCTTGAATTTAAGGTAGTGTTTGTTGTGGGACTTGAACAGGGGGTATTTCCGATTATACGGCAGAGCGGAGGTGACCTTGAAGAAGAGCGCAGGCTGATGTATGTAGCGATAACCCGTGCCAAAGAACGGCTGTATTTGACACATGCTATGAGCCGTGCACTTTATAATGAACGAAGATATACCAATAAATCACAGTTTTTGGATGAACTGAGCGGTGTTGATAAAAAGACAGTTCAAGCGATGGATGCATATAACCTTACAAACTTTACTGCAAACAAGATGAGTTTTTCCGTCTCCGCCATAAATACACCCAAAAAGGTGGATGCTAATGGATTTACACCCGGTAAACAGGTGCTTCACACAAAATATGGTATAGGCATTATTGTGACGACGGATACATTAAGCAACGACAGATGCATTACCGTAGATTTTAAAGGTATCGGGATGAAGTCACTATCGATAGATTATGCACCGATTAAGCTGTTGTGA
- a CDS encoding DUF4190 domain-containing protein: MFNCPKCSAEVRYGAKYCKHCGCEMNWDRVNQQAVGGSQAMSGTNAKWSVLSIVGFVLSLTMCGIISLILSILGKKECKEKGYQGGGLALAGIIISVVGMVFAVIAIIGMFILMNVYGITLAEFFERFYYA, from the coding sequence ATGTTTAATTGTCCGAAATGCAGTGCTGAGGTGCGTTATGGAGCCAAATATTGCAAGCATTGCGGCTGTGAGATGAATTGGGACAGAGTTAATCAGCAGGCTGTCGGCGGCAGTCAGGCTATGAGCGGAACAAATGCTAAATGGTCGGTTTTGTCTATAGTGGGTTTTGTTTTATCTCTTACTATGTGCGGAATTATCTCGCTGATTTTGTCGATATTAGGAAAGAAAGAATGTAAGGAAAAAGGCTATCAGGGCGGAGGATTGGCTCTTGCCGGAATTATTATATCCGTTGTGGGTATGGTGTTTGCGGTTATTGCGATAATAGGTATGTTTATTCTTATGAATGTTTACGGAATAACTTTGGCTGAATTTTTTGAAAGATTTTATTATGCATAA
- the fmt gene encoding methionyl-tRNA formyltransferase: MKIIFLGTPQFAVNILAKLIKTQHKVLAVVTQPDKPCGRGHKVEMPPIKPLALSNNIPIHQFKSITKEGDILKEYNADIVITAAFGQILRSNVLEMCPYGVINVHASLLPKYRGSCPVPWSILHGETKTGVTIMKTEAGIDTGDMILTKQTDILPDENADELLERLSHIGADALIETLDNIEKGTAKYVPQDHSQMTYFPMLNKDMGKIDFNKTADEIINLIRGLNPWPAAFVLDGETRIKIYNGAAAKCNDKQPNGTIISADDKNGLVVKCSGGAVSLDIIQAPNSKKMNAKDYLRGNRLSSVKFE, translated from the coding sequence ATGAAAATAATCTTTTTAGGAACTCCGCAGTTTGCGGTAAATATTTTAGCAAAACTCATTAAAACCCAACATAAGGTTCTGGCAGTGGTAACACAGCCTGACAAACCGTGCGGGCGCGGGCACAAAGTTGAAATGCCTCCAATAAAACCGCTGGCGTTGTCAAATAATATCCCAATTCATCAATTTAAGAGCATCACAAAAGAAGGGGATATCCTCAAGGAATATAACGCAGATATCGTTATAACTGCAGCATTTGGCCAGATTTTGAGGTCAAATGTGCTTGAGATGTGCCCATATGGCGTAATCAATGTGCACGCATCGCTTTTGCCCAAATACCGCGGCAGCTGTCCTGTTCCGTGGTCGATTTTACACGGCGAAACTAAAACAGGTGTTACCATAATGAAAACAGAGGCGGGAATTGACACGGGCGATATGATTTTGACCAAGCAGACTGATATCCTACCTGATGAAAATGCAGATGAGCTTTTAGAGCGTCTCAGTCATATCGGGGCAGATGCCTTGATAGAAACTTTGGATAACATAGAAAAGGGAACAGCAAAATATGTTCCGCAAGACCACTCACAGATGACTTACTTTCCGATGCTGAACAAAGACATGGGAAAGATTGACTTTAATAAGACTGCGGATGAAATTATAAATCTTATACGCGGCCTCAATCCGTGGCCTGCAGCCTTTGTTTTGGATGGTGAAACACGAATAAAAATATATAATGGTGCAGCGGCAAAGTGCAATGATAAACAACCAAACGGCACAATAATCAGCGCTGACGACAAAAATGGTTTGGTAGTTAAATGCTCCGGCGGAGCAGTAAGCCTTGATATCATTCAAGCACCAAACAGCAAAAAAATGAACGCAAAAGACTATTTGAGAGGCAACAGGCTAAGTTCAGTCAAGTTTGAATAA